A single window of Salvia splendens isolate huo1 chromosome 6, SspV2, whole genome shotgun sequence DNA harbors:
- the LOC121809409 gene encoding endo-1,4-beta-xylanase 1-like isoform X1 has product MGRFLNCCFTIPVGNQTSDSQPQGSIDFMEKPSSSNANGKTPSEKSNEELNDTTSRPATNVILNHDFSGGLDSWHPNGCDGFAVSSESGYPQGVSTSLHGCFAKVTNRNECWQGLEQHITNRVSAGSTYTVCAWVGISGSGQAVADVQATLKLEYQDSSVDYLFIGRTSASMERFEKLEGSFCLSTMPHRVTFYIEGPPPGIDILIKSVVVSALDSCQYDNSNEELNDTTSRPATNVILNHDFSGGLDSWHPNGCDGSVVSSDSGYSQRISASLNGPFARVTNRSECWQGLEQDITNRVSAGSTYTVCAWVGISGSGQVVADVQATLKLEYQHSSVSYLSIGRISASMECFEKLEGIFCLSTMPQRVIFYMEGPPPGIDILVKSVVVSCPGSSQYVTQSKSSLCDEDSDIVQNPRFDDGLNNWSGRGCKIVLNESMAGGKILPQTGKYFASTANRTQNWNGIQQEITSRVQKKLAYEIFATVRIFGNNVSSADVRATLWVQTADLREQYIGVASVQATDKDWVQSHGKFLLNSLPSRVIIYLEGPPPGTDILLNNLVVKHAPKAPPASRPATQISLFGFNIVANSNLTQGTNGWFPLGNCNLSIGNGAPHIHPPMAQESLGPKEPLSGCYIVVTNRTQTWMGPAQTITERVQLFLTYQVSAWVRIGSWTTRPQSVNVALGVDSQWVNGGQVEINDDKWHEIGGSFRIENRATKIIVYVQGPDPGVDLMVAGLQIFPVDRSARFKHLKTQTDKIRKRDVMLKFTTSDSCPPFGTFVKIRQTQNSFPFGSCVSRTNIDNEDFVNFFVKNFNWAVFGNELKWYWTEPNKGNFNYKDADDLLNFCSSQNIQLREHCIFWEVESTVQSWVRALTKNDLMTAVQNRLTGLLTRYKGKFKHHDVNNEMLHGSFYQDRLGKDIRANMFKIAHQLDPSATLFVNDYHIEDGCDSHSSPEKYIQHILDLQEQGAPVGGIGIQGHIDHPVGPIVCSALNKLAILGLPIWFTELDVSSTNEYVRADDLEVMLREAFAHPAVEGVMLWGFWELFMSRDNGHLVNAEGDVNEAGKKYLALKEEWLSKCHGHIDEQGHFEFRGFHGSYEVEIVSILQDEKVTKTFVVDPGEDPLVITFNI; this is encoded by the exons ATGGGGCGCTTCCTAAATTGCTGCTTCACGATTCCGGTCGGTAACCAAACTTCAGATTCGCAGCCGCAG GGATCAATCGACTTTATGGAGAAGCCATCCAGTAGCAACGCCAATGGTAAAACTCCTTCTGAG AAGTCAAATGAGGAATTGAATGATACAACCAGCAGACCTGCAACTAATGTCATCCTGAACCATGACTTTTCTGGAGGACTTGATTCATGGCATCCTAATGGCTGTGATGGCTTTGCGGTTTCGTCAGAATCTGGTTATCCTCAAGGGGTTTCAACTAGCCTACATGGGTGTTTCGCCAAAGTTACAAACCGGAATGAATGCTGGCAAGGCCTCGAACAACATATAACCAACAGGGTTTCTGCAGGATCCACTTATACAGTATGTGCTTGGGTTGGAATATCAGGATCTGGTCAAGCTGTTGCTGATGTGCAGGCCACTCTGAAACTTGAATACCAAGACTCATCAGTTGACTATTTATTCATTGGAAG GACTTCTGCTTCCATGGAGCGCTTTGAAAAGTTAGAAGGGAGTTTTTGTTTATCCACTATGCCTCACAGAGTTACATTTTACATTGAGGGACCTCCCCCTGGCATTGACATACTCATAAAATCAGTAGTAGTTTCTGCCCTTGATTCCTGTCAATATGAT aattcgaacGAGGAATTGAATGATACAACAAGCAGACCTGCAACTAATGTCATCCTGAACCATGACTTTTCTGGAGGACTTGATTCATGGCATCCTAATGGCTGTGATGGCTCTGTTGTTTCCTCAGACTCTGGTTATTCTCAACGGATATCAGCTAGTCTAAATGGTCCTTTTGCCAGAGTTACGAACCGGAGTGAATGCTGGCAAGGACTCGAACAAGACATAACAAATAGGGTTTCTGCAGGTTCCACTTACACAGTATGTGCTTGGGTTGGAATATCAGGATCTGGTCAAGTTGTTGCTGATGTGCAGGCCACTCTGAAACTTGAATACCAACACTCATCAGTTAGCTATTTATCCATTGGAAG AATTTCTGCTTCCATGGAGTGCTTTGAAAAGCTAGAAGGGATTTTTTGTTTATCAACTATGCCTCAGAGAGTTATATTTTACATGGAGGGACCTCCGCCTGGCATTGACATACTCGTAAAATCAGTAGTAGTTTCCTGCCCTGGTTCCAGTCAatatgtt ACCCAAAGCAAAAGTTCTCTCTGTGATGAGGATAGTGACATTGTACAGAACCCAAGATTTGATGATGGCCTTAATAACTGGTCTGGGAGAGGTTGCAAAATTGTTTTGAATGAGTCTATGGCAGGTGGAAAAATTCTTCCACAGACGGGAAAATATTTTGCATCAACAGCAAATCGTACTCAGAACTGGAATGGAATTCAACAAGAGATAACGAgcagagtgcagaagaagcttGCCTATGAGATTTTTGCTACAGTGCGGATATTTGGTAACAATGTCAGTAGTGCAGATGTTAGAGCTACACTGTGGGTTCAGACAGCAGATCTGCGTGAACAATACATAGGTGTTGCGAG TGTGCAGGCAACAGATAAAGATTGGGTGCAGTCGCATGGAAAATTTCTTTTAAATAGCTTGCCTTCACGGGTTATTATATATTTGGAAGGTCCGCCTCCGGGCACTGATATTCTTCTTAACAATTTAGTTGTAAAGCATGCTCCGAAAGCTCCACCTGCATCCCGACCAGCCACTCAG ATCTCTCTTTTCGGATTTAATATTGTTGCTAATAGCAACCTTACACAAGGCACCAATGGGTGGTTCCCACTTGGAAACTGCAATCTTAGTATTGGCAATGGTGCACCACATATCCATCCTCCAATGGCTCAAGAGTCTCTTGGACCTAAGGAGCCATTGAGTGGTTGCTATATTGTTGTAACTAATCGTACTCAAACATGGATGGGCCCAGCTCAGACGATTACAGAAAGAGTGCAACTTTTTTTGACTTATCAAGTGTCTGCATGGGTACGAATTGGAAGTTGGACAACTAGACCTCAGAGTGTCAATGTGGCTCTTGGTGTGGACTCTCAATGGGTAAATGGTGGCCAAGTTGAGATTAATGATGATAAATGGCATGAAATTGGCGGATCTTTCAGAATTGAGAATCGAGCCACGAAGATAATAGTTTATGTACAGGGTCCGGATCCTGGGGTTGATTTAATGGTTGCAGGGCTACAAATCTTTCCAGTGGACAGATCTGCGAGATTCAAACACTTGAAAACACAAACTGATAAG ATACGCAAGCGGGATGTTATGTTGAAGTTTACCACATCAGATTCATGTCCTCCGTTTGGAACCTTTGTGAAAATTAGACaaactcaaaacagctttccaTTTGGTTCATGTGTAAGCAGGACAAATATAGACAATGAGGACTTCGTTAATTTCTTTGTGAAGAACTTCAACTGGGCTGTTTTTGGTAATGAGTTGAAGTGGTATTGGACGGAGCCGAACAAAGGAAACTTCAACTACAAAGACGCTGATGACCTTTTGAATTTTTGTTCAAGCCAAAACATTCAACTTCGTGAGCATTGTATCTTCTGGGAGGTGGAGTCAACAGTTCAGTCATGGGTACGAGCTTTGACCAAAAATGATCTGATGACAGCGGTTCAAAACCGTTTGACAGGCCTACTGACCCGTTACAAGGGTAAGTTTAAGCACCATGATGTCAACAATGAAATGCTGCATGGATCGTTCTACCAAGATCGTCTGGGAAAAGATATCAGGGCAAACATGTTCAAGATTGCACATCAGCTGGACCCGTCTGCCACCCTTTTTGTGAACGACTATCACATTGAGGATGGATGTGACTCACATTCATCACCCGAGAAGTACATTCAGCACATCCTTGACCTCCAAGAGCAGGGAGCACCTGTCGGAGGAATAGGCATACAGGGTCACATAGATCATCCAGTTGGGCCAATTGTCTGTTCCGCTCTTAATAAGTTGGCGATTCTTGGCCTCCCGATCTGGTTCACAGAACTCGATGTCTCTTCCACTAATGAGTATGTTAGAGCTGATGATTTGGAAGTTATGCTTCGCGAAGCTTTTGCCCACCCTGCAGTTGAGGGTGTGATGTTGTGGGGATTCTGGGAGCTCTTCATGAGCCGAGACAACGGACACTTGGTTAATGCAGAAGGGGACGTCAACGAAGCTGGTAAAAAATATCTTGCTCTCAAGGAAGAGTGGCTGTCAAAATGTCACGGCCATATCGATGAACAAGGCCATTTCGAGTTCAGGGGATTTCATGGATCATATGAAGTTGAAATTGTTAGTATTTTACAAGATGAGAAAGTGACCAAGACATTTGTAGTTGATCCAGGTGAGGATCCTCTTGTGATAACCTTCAATATCtag
- the LOC121809409 gene encoding endo-1,4-beta-xylanase 1-like isoform X2 yields the protein MGRFLNCCFTIPVGNQTSDSQPQGSIDFMEKPSSSNANGKTPSESNEELNDTTSRPATNVILNHDFSGGLDSWHPNGCDGFAVSSESGYPQGVSTSLHGCFAKVTNRNECWQGLEQHITNRVSAGSTYTVCAWVGISGSGQAVADVQATLKLEYQDSSVDYLFIGRTSASMERFEKLEGSFCLSTMPHRVTFYIEGPPPGIDILIKSVVVSALDSCQYDNSNEELNDTTSRPATNVILNHDFSGGLDSWHPNGCDGSVVSSDSGYSQRISASLNGPFARVTNRSECWQGLEQDITNRVSAGSTYTVCAWVGISGSGQVVADVQATLKLEYQHSSVSYLSIGRISASMECFEKLEGIFCLSTMPQRVIFYMEGPPPGIDILVKSVVVSCPGSSQYVTQSKSSLCDEDSDIVQNPRFDDGLNNWSGRGCKIVLNESMAGGKILPQTGKYFASTANRTQNWNGIQQEITSRVQKKLAYEIFATVRIFGNNVSSADVRATLWVQTADLREQYIGVASVQATDKDWVQSHGKFLLNSLPSRVIIYLEGPPPGTDILLNNLVVKHAPKAPPASRPATQISLFGFNIVANSNLTQGTNGWFPLGNCNLSIGNGAPHIHPPMAQESLGPKEPLSGCYIVVTNRTQTWMGPAQTITERVQLFLTYQVSAWVRIGSWTTRPQSVNVALGVDSQWVNGGQVEINDDKWHEIGGSFRIENRATKIIVYVQGPDPGVDLMVAGLQIFPVDRSARFKHLKTQTDKIRKRDVMLKFTTSDSCPPFGTFVKIRQTQNSFPFGSCVSRTNIDNEDFVNFFVKNFNWAVFGNELKWYWTEPNKGNFNYKDADDLLNFCSSQNIQLREHCIFWEVESTVQSWVRALTKNDLMTAVQNRLTGLLTRYKGKFKHHDVNNEMLHGSFYQDRLGKDIRANMFKIAHQLDPSATLFVNDYHIEDGCDSHSSPEKYIQHILDLQEQGAPVGGIGIQGHIDHPVGPIVCSALNKLAILGLPIWFTELDVSSTNEYVRADDLEVMLREAFAHPAVEGVMLWGFWELFMSRDNGHLVNAEGDVNEAGKKYLALKEEWLSKCHGHIDEQGHFEFRGFHGSYEVEIVSILQDEKVTKTFVVDPGEDPLVITFNI from the exons ATGGGGCGCTTCCTAAATTGCTGCTTCACGATTCCGGTCGGTAACCAAACTTCAGATTCGCAGCCGCAG GGATCAATCGACTTTATGGAGAAGCCATCCAGTAGCAACGCCAATGGTAAAACTCCTTCTGAG TCAAATGAGGAATTGAATGATACAACCAGCAGACCTGCAACTAATGTCATCCTGAACCATGACTTTTCTGGAGGACTTGATTCATGGCATCCTAATGGCTGTGATGGCTTTGCGGTTTCGTCAGAATCTGGTTATCCTCAAGGGGTTTCAACTAGCCTACATGGGTGTTTCGCCAAAGTTACAAACCGGAATGAATGCTGGCAAGGCCTCGAACAACATATAACCAACAGGGTTTCTGCAGGATCCACTTATACAGTATGTGCTTGGGTTGGAATATCAGGATCTGGTCAAGCTGTTGCTGATGTGCAGGCCACTCTGAAACTTGAATACCAAGACTCATCAGTTGACTATTTATTCATTGGAAG GACTTCTGCTTCCATGGAGCGCTTTGAAAAGTTAGAAGGGAGTTTTTGTTTATCCACTATGCCTCACAGAGTTACATTTTACATTGAGGGACCTCCCCCTGGCATTGACATACTCATAAAATCAGTAGTAGTTTCTGCCCTTGATTCCTGTCAATATGAT aattcgaacGAGGAATTGAATGATACAACAAGCAGACCTGCAACTAATGTCATCCTGAACCATGACTTTTCTGGAGGACTTGATTCATGGCATCCTAATGGCTGTGATGGCTCTGTTGTTTCCTCAGACTCTGGTTATTCTCAACGGATATCAGCTAGTCTAAATGGTCCTTTTGCCAGAGTTACGAACCGGAGTGAATGCTGGCAAGGACTCGAACAAGACATAACAAATAGGGTTTCTGCAGGTTCCACTTACACAGTATGTGCTTGGGTTGGAATATCAGGATCTGGTCAAGTTGTTGCTGATGTGCAGGCCACTCTGAAACTTGAATACCAACACTCATCAGTTAGCTATTTATCCATTGGAAG AATTTCTGCTTCCATGGAGTGCTTTGAAAAGCTAGAAGGGATTTTTTGTTTATCAACTATGCCTCAGAGAGTTATATTTTACATGGAGGGACCTCCGCCTGGCATTGACATACTCGTAAAATCAGTAGTAGTTTCCTGCCCTGGTTCCAGTCAatatgtt ACCCAAAGCAAAAGTTCTCTCTGTGATGAGGATAGTGACATTGTACAGAACCCAAGATTTGATGATGGCCTTAATAACTGGTCTGGGAGAGGTTGCAAAATTGTTTTGAATGAGTCTATGGCAGGTGGAAAAATTCTTCCACAGACGGGAAAATATTTTGCATCAACAGCAAATCGTACTCAGAACTGGAATGGAATTCAACAAGAGATAACGAgcagagtgcagaagaagcttGCCTATGAGATTTTTGCTACAGTGCGGATATTTGGTAACAATGTCAGTAGTGCAGATGTTAGAGCTACACTGTGGGTTCAGACAGCAGATCTGCGTGAACAATACATAGGTGTTGCGAG TGTGCAGGCAACAGATAAAGATTGGGTGCAGTCGCATGGAAAATTTCTTTTAAATAGCTTGCCTTCACGGGTTATTATATATTTGGAAGGTCCGCCTCCGGGCACTGATATTCTTCTTAACAATTTAGTTGTAAAGCATGCTCCGAAAGCTCCACCTGCATCCCGACCAGCCACTCAG ATCTCTCTTTTCGGATTTAATATTGTTGCTAATAGCAACCTTACACAAGGCACCAATGGGTGGTTCCCACTTGGAAACTGCAATCTTAGTATTGGCAATGGTGCACCACATATCCATCCTCCAATGGCTCAAGAGTCTCTTGGACCTAAGGAGCCATTGAGTGGTTGCTATATTGTTGTAACTAATCGTACTCAAACATGGATGGGCCCAGCTCAGACGATTACAGAAAGAGTGCAACTTTTTTTGACTTATCAAGTGTCTGCATGGGTACGAATTGGAAGTTGGACAACTAGACCTCAGAGTGTCAATGTGGCTCTTGGTGTGGACTCTCAATGGGTAAATGGTGGCCAAGTTGAGATTAATGATGATAAATGGCATGAAATTGGCGGATCTTTCAGAATTGAGAATCGAGCCACGAAGATAATAGTTTATGTACAGGGTCCGGATCCTGGGGTTGATTTAATGGTTGCAGGGCTACAAATCTTTCCAGTGGACAGATCTGCGAGATTCAAACACTTGAAAACACAAACTGATAAG ATACGCAAGCGGGATGTTATGTTGAAGTTTACCACATCAGATTCATGTCCTCCGTTTGGAACCTTTGTGAAAATTAGACaaactcaaaacagctttccaTTTGGTTCATGTGTAAGCAGGACAAATATAGACAATGAGGACTTCGTTAATTTCTTTGTGAAGAACTTCAACTGGGCTGTTTTTGGTAATGAGTTGAAGTGGTATTGGACGGAGCCGAACAAAGGAAACTTCAACTACAAAGACGCTGATGACCTTTTGAATTTTTGTTCAAGCCAAAACATTCAACTTCGTGAGCATTGTATCTTCTGGGAGGTGGAGTCAACAGTTCAGTCATGGGTACGAGCTTTGACCAAAAATGATCTGATGACAGCGGTTCAAAACCGTTTGACAGGCCTACTGACCCGTTACAAGGGTAAGTTTAAGCACCATGATGTCAACAATGAAATGCTGCATGGATCGTTCTACCAAGATCGTCTGGGAAAAGATATCAGGGCAAACATGTTCAAGATTGCACATCAGCTGGACCCGTCTGCCACCCTTTTTGTGAACGACTATCACATTGAGGATGGATGTGACTCACATTCATCACCCGAGAAGTACATTCAGCACATCCTTGACCTCCAAGAGCAGGGAGCACCTGTCGGAGGAATAGGCATACAGGGTCACATAGATCATCCAGTTGGGCCAATTGTCTGTTCCGCTCTTAATAAGTTGGCGATTCTTGGCCTCCCGATCTGGTTCACAGAACTCGATGTCTCTTCCACTAATGAGTATGTTAGAGCTGATGATTTGGAAGTTATGCTTCGCGAAGCTTTTGCCCACCCTGCAGTTGAGGGTGTGATGTTGTGGGGATTCTGGGAGCTCTTCATGAGCCGAGACAACGGACACTTGGTTAATGCAGAAGGGGACGTCAACGAAGCTGGTAAAAAATATCTTGCTCTCAAGGAAGAGTGGCTGTCAAAATGTCACGGCCATATCGATGAACAAGGCCATTTCGAGTTCAGGGGATTTCATGGATCATATGAAGTTGAAATTGTTAGTATTTTACAAGATGAGAAAGTGACCAAGACATTTGTAGTTGATCCAGGTGAGGATCCTCTTGTGATAACCTTCAATATCtag